In Bacillus sp. 2205SS5-2, the following proteins share a genomic window:
- a CDS encoding YxiF family protein: protein MSDYKRNRIELLKRKNRRNYLIKQLSDIVTVSEESLMGIEKNDLFCKSVFNKLSTLKSVISIKEGSYQNNINSSIKLLNSIFEKNNIHIHSGRILFFRDGEIEAVELNMEELYRNLEEILEKVKFTSGYGDFILVSDDLAFGICIERTEYQYEFYSW from the coding sequence GTGAGTGATTATAAAAGAAATAGGATTGAGCTTCTTAAAAGAAAAAATAGAAGAAACTATTTGATAAAACAACTTTCGGATATTGTGACAGTATCTGAAGAATCATTAATGGGAATAGAAAAAAATGACTTATTTTGCAAATCAGTATTCAATAAGCTATCTACATTAAAGAGTGTTATAAGCATAAAAGAGGGTAGTTATCAGAATAATATTAATAGTTCAATTAAACTTTTAAATAGTATTTTTGAGAAAAATAACATTCATATACACTCTGGTAGGATATTGTTTTTTAGAGATGGAGAGATAGAAGCAGTTGAATTAAATATGGAAGAACTATATAGAAATTTGGAAGAAATATTGGAAAAAGTGAAGTTTACCTCAGGTTATGGTGATTTTATTTTGGTTTCTGATGATTTGGCATTTGGAATATGTATAGAAAGAACTGAATATCAGTATGAGTTTTATAGTTGGTAG
- a CDS encoding monooxygenase family protein, whose amino-acid sequence MDYARLKKHLKAWKDFNKKVGNPNAVGIFHETYLIKPNQFESFYGNMPKFGLAKALGINPVTPSSKTARQRLRNIR is encoded by the coding sequence ATGGATTATGCAAGATTGAAGAAGCACTTGAAAGCCTGGAAAGACTTTAATAAGAAAGTTGGTAACCCAAATGCGGTTGGAATTTTTCATGAAACGTACTTGATTAAACCGAACCAATTCGAATCATTCTATGGAAATATGCCGAAATTTGGATTAGCAAAAGCATTAGGGATTAATCCAGTAACTCCCTCTTCTAAAACGGCCCGGCAACGTCTCAGAAATATCAGATGA
- a CDS encoding tautomerase family protein, protein MPYVNIKITKEDVTPEQKAALIKGATQLLVDVLGKNPNTTVVVIDEVDTDNWGIAGETITVRRKKGQ, encoded by the coding sequence GTGCCCTACGTAAATATTAAAATTACAAAAGAAGATGTAACTCCAGAACAAAAAGCTGCCCTCATTAAAGGCGCAACACAATTACTTGTCGATGTCTTAGGAAAAAATCCTAACACAACTGTGGTAGTAATAGACGAAGTGGACACTGATAATTGGGGCATCGCAGGTGAAACAATAACTGTTCGTAGAAAAAAGGGGCAATAA
- a CDS encoding IS3 family transposase (programmed frameshift) yields MSKKRRTFTTEFKKQVVALYEGGKSRQDIVREYELTASALDRWITQFQQSGSFKEKDNRSPEEQELIELRKRNKQLEMEVDIFKASRADHGTKIEVIQKNRHLYSVSAMCEVLQIARSTFYYGAEIAVQKEQEKAKEEELKEKIIKIFNENRKVYGTRKIKGKLLKAGYKVSRRRIGRLMEELGIQSKYAQPSYKPMSSLPNEDSVGNVLDREFEVDEEMTVLVSDLTYVKVGQHWNYVCFLIDLYNRAIVGYSVGKRKDAALVQRAFATVKQPLENVKLLHTDRRSEFKNVNIDELLSKYQIERSLSHKGNPYDNAVAEATFKILKTELINGAHFSTLNQLDLELFDYINWYNNIRSHSTLGYLSPVEYRNLALKKIV; encoded by the exons ATGTCCAAAAAAAGAAGAACGTTTACCACAGAGTTTAAGAAGCAAGTGGTTGCTTTATATGAGGGTGGAAAAAGTCGTCAAGATATTGTACGTGAATATGAATTAACAGCTTCTGCTTTAGACAGATGGATTACTCAATTTCAACAGTCTGGTTCGTTCAAAGAGAAAGATAATCGAAGCCCTGAGGAACAAGAATTGATTGAGTTAAGAAAAAGAAATAAACAGTTAGAAATGGAAGTTGATATTT TTAAAGCAAGCCGCGCTGATCATGGAACGAAAATAGAAGTGATTCAGAAAAATCGACACCTCTATTCGGTATCAGCAATGTGCGAAGTCCTACAAATAGCTCGAAGTACTTTTTATTATGGAGCTGAAATAGCGGTTCAAAAAGAACAAGAAAAAGCTAAAGAAGAAGAATTAAAAGAAAAAATAATAAAGATCTTTAACGAAAACCGTAAAGTATATGGAACTCGCAAGATTAAAGGAAAGCTTTTAAAAGCTGGTTACAAGGTATCTAGACGCCGTATTGGTAGACTAATGGAAGAGCTTGGAATTCAATCAAAGTATGCACAGCCATCTTACAAGCCAATGAGTTCCCTCCCCAATGAAGACTCCGTTGGAAACGTGTTAGATCGGGAATTTGAAGTAGATGAAGAGATGACTGTACTGGTCAGTGACTTAACGTACGTCAAAGTAGGCCAGCATTGGAACTACGTCTGTTTTTTAATTGACTTATATAATAGAGCAATAGTTGGTTATAGTGTTGGAAAACGCAAAGACGCAGCTTTAGTTCAACGTGCTTTCGCAACGGTTAAGCAGCCATTAGAGAATGTGAAGCTCCTTCATACAGATCGCAGATCTGAGTTTAAAAACGTGAACATTGATGAATTATTAAGTAAATATCAGATTGAACGCTCTTTGAGCCATAAAGGAAATCCATATGATAATGCGGTGGCAGAAGCAACATTTAAGATCTTAAAAACTGAATTAATAAACGGAGCTCACTTTAGCACCCTTAACCAGCTTGATCTTGAACTTTTTGATTATATCAATTGGTACAATAATATCCGTTCGCACAGTACACTTGGCTATCTAAGTCCAGTAGAATATAGAAACTTAGCCCTTAAAAAGATTGTTTGA
- a CDS encoding immunity 53 family protein has protein sequence MDTLSKIQNWFTKQCNGDWEHGYGINISTLDNPGWAVKINLIQTNLEEIEISTVDIKRNENDWIYCEVKNEMFFGYGGSGNLTEILEVFLKISEDNN, from the coding sequence ATGGATACTCTAAGTAAAATACAAAATTGGTTTACCAAGCAGTGTAATGGGGATTGGGAGCATGGATATGGTATTAATATATCTACTTTAGATAACCCAGGTTGGGCAGTAAAGATTAATCTTATTCAAACAAATCTAGAAGAAATAGAGATAAGTACAGTAGACATAAAAAGAAATGAAAATGATTGGATTTACTGTGAGGTTAAAAATGAGATGTTTTTCGGGTACGGTGGCTCAGGCAATTTAACTGAGATATTAGAAGTATTTTTAAAGATTAGTGAAGACAATAATTAG
- a CDS encoding HNH/endonuclease VII fold putative polymorphic toxin: MICQKTTSFGCVYYVDPDGQRIASSYVSNKSQPSTSHISTPSGSKKSKPSAKKAKAKSSKKSKKRTSIKKWIQTGLDIVGNTPGPLGAVADGTNALIYLADGDYQNAALSGMATLPGGSLVKNGIKAGRGLGIAAKGTGKSDEILTRNGAFRDAKRNAGIPNSLQHKKTVHVYDSTSENRWVYEFDVYGKKKYVVRHDEDKFGRGSHFHGADDSKGSPLNKGRYNQYPGHSPEDFKGYK; the protein is encoded by the coding sequence ATGATTTGTCAAAAAACAACGAGCTTTGGTTGTGTTTATTACGTCGATCCGGATGGGCAGAGAATCGCATCATCTTATGTCTCAAATAAGAGCCAGCCAAGTACGAGCCATATTTCCACCCCAAGTGGAAGTAAGAAGAGTAAACCATCGGCTAAGAAGGCAAAGGCAAAATCATCAAAAAAATCTAAAAAACGAACATCGATTAAAAAATGGATTCAGACAGGACTCGATATCGTAGGAAACACTCCAGGCCCATTGGGAGCCGTAGCCGATGGGACGAATGCTCTTATCTATCTTGCGGATGGTGATTATCAAAACGCAGCATTAAGTGGGATGGCGACCTTACCTGGTGGAAGTTTAGTCAAGAATGGGATTAAGGCAGGGCGAGGCTTAGGTATTGCTGCTAAGGGTACAGGTAAATCTGATGAAATTTTAACTCGAAATGGAGCCTTTAGGGATGCAAAAAGGAATGCAGGAATTCCGAATTCACTCCAGCATAAAAAAACCGTACATGTATATGATTCAACAAGTGAGAATAGGTGGGTTTATGAATTCGATGTTTATGGAAAGAAAAAGTATGTAGTTAGGCATGACGAAGACAAATTTGGTAGAGGATCACATTTCCATGGAGCGGATGATTCGAAAGGCAGTCCTTTAAATAAAGGAAGATATAATCAATATCCAGGGCATTCACCTGAAGATTTTAAAGGATATAAATAG
- a CDS encoding RHS repeat-associated core domain-containing protein, with the protein MSLYTTMKNGQSHASYEYDNRGNQQIEIIKKEIDGAMKDVTTNYSYDLANQLTAVETITPGKETTTLKNVYNGDGQRIRRDANGLVTKYLYHDDAILYTTDNNNGKTTENILNPTGMIVASKRFEGGHANNHFFYQYDIRGSVTNVVDSDAKRVKGYEYDDFGKPKEVGDKTIENDVKFTGAVHDASTGLHYMNARYYNSDTGRFLSQDTYSGSPNDPWTQHLYTYTSNNPVNYTDPTGHYAVNVEGTQRQLPTGRIITEPKPSNTISPGSQDRPTTKSSTKKATSSESKKSSFFGSLQKGLDFLGNAPGPIGAVADGINALAYAAQGDFKNAALSGVAVLPGGSLVKNGIKAGRGLRFAAKGKGNDGLKLDLQFFGRSEKLQPDKTATGSHTVFQRHGETGAIKKYQTFQPQTNPKNPTPWESVKRFDTGGGSHFNTVLKREVPTPHVHDPLSPGGVRAPYNWEIPRVK; encoded by the coding sequence TTGTCACTTTACACTACGATGAAAAATGGACAGTCCCATGCCTCCTATGAATATGATAATCGAGGCAATCAACAGATCGAAATCATCAAAAAAGAAATCGACGGGGCTATGAAAGACGTAACAACAAATTACTCCTATGACCTTGCGAATCAACTAACAGCAGTGGAGACCATTACGCCAGGAAAAGAGACAACGACGCTCAAAAATGTTTATAATGGAGATGGACAACGGATTCGTCGTGATGCCAATGGATTAGTAACGAAATACCTTTACCATGATGACGCAATTCTGTATACGACCGACAACAACAACGGAAAAACAACGGAAAACATCCTGAACCCGACCGGAATGATTGTTGCCTCCAAACGATTTGAAGGTGGACATGCCAATAACCACTTCTTCTACCAATATGACATACGAGGTAGTGTTACGAATGTTGTCGACTCGGATGCCAAACGCGTCAAGGGGTATGAATACGATGACTTTGGAAAACCAAAAGAAGTAGGCGACAAAACCATTGAAAACGATGTGAAATTTACCGGAGCCGTTCATGACGCCTCAACCGGTCTACATTATATGAACGCGCGCTACTATAATTCCGATACAGGCCGTTTTCTGTCGCAAGATACGTATAGTGGATCTCCTAATGACCCATGGACGCAGCATTTATATACGTACACGTCGAATAATCCGGTCAACTACACCGATCCCACGGGACATTACGCAGTAAACGTTGAGGGGACACAAAGACAACTTCCGACCGGGAGAATTATTACTGAGCCCAAACCAAGCAATACCATAAGTCCAGGTTCTCAGGATCGACCAACAACTAAATCGTCGACGAAGAAAGCAACCTCATCGGAATCAAAAAAATCAAGTTTCTTTGGCTCATTGCAAAAAGGCCTAGACTTTTTAGGGAATGCACCTGGACCTATAGGAGCCGTTGCCGATGGTATCAACGCCTTAGCATATGCCGCCCAAGGAGACTTTAAAAATGCAGCATTAAGTGGAGTTGCTGTGTTACCTGGTGGAAGTTTAGTTAAAAATGGGATTAAGGCTGGAAGAGGTTTAAGGTTTGCTGCTAAGGGTAAGGGTAATGATGGTTTAAAACTAGATTTGCAGTTCTTTGGAAGAAGTGAAAAACTTCAGCCTGATAAAACCGCTACTGGAAGTCATACTGTATTTCAACGACATGGAGAAACAGGAGCAATAAAGAAATATCAAACTTTTCAGCCTCAAACAAATCCAAAAAATCCTACTCCGTGGGAGTCTGTAAAAAGATTTGATACTGGAGGAGGTTCACATTTTAATACAGTTCTCAAACGTGAAGTGCCAACTCCACATGTTCATGACCCATTGTCTCCTGGGGGGGTAAGAGCACCTTATAATTGGGAAATTCCAAGAGTGAAATAA
- a CDS encoding helix-turn-helix domain-containing protein, giving the protein MNSSSDYQNTISHLCSDNVNRVYLTTLETVCKVLDIDIQELIEVE; this is encoded by the coding sequence ATTAATTCTTCTTCTGATTACCAAAATACCATAAGCCATCTTTGTTCAGACAATGTAAATAGAGTGTATCTAACAACATTAGAAACAGTATGCAAGGTGTTAGACATCGATATTCAGGAGTTAATCGAGGTGGAGTAG
- a CDS encoding suppressor of fused domain protein: MNEYVKFLEDHLGMIEQGWSTNVDGEKLPFNVVKFKGGPFSDTVTYSTLGLSHHSLINPDSNKIIKHELFIVADSNFGNQKNIPPILHQLGQEALDGHNAYLRGQVIGPRGRLFKDTNLEALYATVPVYFPDSFHVFDAGNGEVPTIQVWMVPITKIEADFVMRNGWSKFEDLLVDIDPDLIDFTRASIIV, translated from the coding sequence ATGAATGAGTATGTGAAATTTTTAGAAGACCATTTAGGGATGATTGAACAGGGGTGGAGTACAAATGTAGACGGTGAAAAACTTCCGTTTAATGTTGTTAAATTTAAAGGTGGTCCATTTTCTGATACAGTAACATACTCTACTTTAGGGTTAAGTCATCATAGTTTAATAAACCCCGACTCAAATAAAATAATAAAACATGAATTATTTATTGTGGCAGATTCAAATTTTGGCAATCAAAAAAATATTCCACCAATACTTCATCAATTAGGGCAAGAAGCATTAGATGGCCATAACGCGTATTTAAGAGGTCAGGTTATTGGACCAAGAGGAAGATTATTTAAAGACACTAATTTAGAAGCGTTATATGCAACAGTGCCAGTCTACTTCCCAGACTCATTTCATGTATTTGATGCAGGTAATGGAGAAGTCCCAACTATTCAAGTATGGATGGTGCCAATCACGAAAATAGAAGCTGATTTTGTTATGAGAAATGGTTGGTCAAAGTTTGAGGATTTATTAGTAGATATCGATCCAGATTTAATTGATTTTACAAGAGCTAGTATCATTGTTTAG